The DNA region TATGATTAGTTTCATAtccatatattttcttaaaccGACAGAGCCCTAAACCGCTTTTGACATCACTATTTTCGACTCCTCTTTTCCATTTAAACATTGATACGATCATTCAAGATGTCAAAATCTTATTTTAGCTAACAGTGTTTCAAACTCGAGTTTTTTCCAAGTAAGACCAATAAATTTATAGATTGAGTGACATATTATTGtcgaaaatatttattttcattgtcCTTTTTCTAATTTTAGAAACATTAGATAAGTtgttttgtaataatatttttatataaaaaaatattgtcttacaaaaataaatatctaaGAAGCATAAGTTAAAATAGTCACCAAATTCGTATAGAAAAAAGAAATGTTGTCACATACTATTCTGTGACGcattcaaaacaaaattgaatttgagctaaaaaaaaataagaatttttttaatgttttcaaatagcATTAGTggggtacatatattatataacattgACCACTGAAATCAAAacttccatatatatatataaatgtacaCATTCATAAGCTTAAATCATATCCATATATTTGCCACCTCCCACCTCCCACCGCTCACCGCTATCGCCATGTCTTGGTTGAATATTTTCTTTCTATTCCTCCTTGTCCAAACCTTATTCTACACAAAATCCGACGCTGTCGTTCCCGCCGATAAAACATTCAAGTTCGTGAACCAAGGAGATTTCGGCGAATTCATCGTAGAATACGATGGAACCTACAGAACGCTCCGCGTTTTCAATTCTCCCTTCCAACTCTGTTTCTACAATACCACCCCAAACGCCTACACCCTCGCTCTAAGAATGGCCAACACCCGTTCAGAATCCCTTTTCCGATGGGTTTGGGAAGCCAATCGCGGCAAACCCGTCAAGGAAAACGCCACCCTCACCTTCGGTCGGGACGGGAACATCGTCCTCGCCGATTCCGACGGTCGCGTGACGTGGCAGACAGCCACAGCCAATAAGGGAGTTGTCGATTTCAAAGTGTTGCCTAACGGGAACATGGTTTTGCTCAATTCGAATGGCAGCTTTGTTTGGCAGAGCTTTGATTCACCAACCGACACTCTTTTGATCGGTCAGTCTCTTCGGGTAGGTGCTGCGGTCAAGCTTGTAAGTCGAGCTTCCGAATTGGATAACTCAGACGGGCCTTATAGTTTGGAATTTGAACCCAATAAAGGGTTATCATGGTTCTATAAACCCAAAAATTCTCCAAAGCCCCTGCTTTATTTTTCGTCTTCATATTATGAATTCGGGTTTGTTGTCCCCGGTGAATCTATAAAGTTTGATGTCGTCGATATTGAAACTGACGCTTCAGATGTCCTGATTAGAACTTATCTAGGTTTTGGACGATCTATGGCAAGGCCAAATTATAACGGGACGCTTTCTTTATTGCGATTGGGAATAGACGGGAGGCTGAGAATATTCACTTACAATGATAAAGTTGACATTTCAGCTTGGGAGGAGGTTTTCACTCAGTTTATTAACGATAGATGGCACCCAGAAGATGGTCAAGAATGCCAATTGCCGGAGAAGTGTGGGAAGTTTGGGTTGTGCAGCAAGAACCAATGCGTGGCTTGCCCGACGGAGAAGGGTCTGTTGGGGTGGAGCGAGGAGTGCGAGTTGAAGAAGGTGGGTTCGTGCAAACCTGCTGATTTCCATTACTATAAGCTTGAGGGGGTGGAGCATTTCGTCAGCCAATTCACAAGGGGAAGTTCTGTGAATGAGATGGATTGTGGGAAGAAGTGCACAAGTGATTGCAAGTGTTTGGGGTATTTCTATTACACGGAGAGCTCTAGATGTTGGAATGTGTTTGATATTAAGACACTTAAGAAGGCAGCTAATTCCAGTCATGTTGGTTATATCAAGGTTTCCAACAAATAAGCTGGAGTTTTAgatataattatgttaattaattggCTGCAAAATAAGGATGAAGGAGGTTGTGCTCGTTTTTTCCACTTGTTATCTTATTGTCTTTCCTGTttgtaacaataatattatttgtgtaAGATTGAGATTTCAATTTAATTGGTTGGCAATGTAATATCAATGACagccttttttttcttttttctttttgtcttttaattttCTGGATGTCATTATTTggcttaaataaattttattttcaatttttattaacttttaaaaaataaaaataaaatgtttaattttaattatataaatacataatatgTTGTGAATggtttagaataaaaaaaagtgagtattttgaagacaatgaaacttaaaatttataaatttatctattagagaaaaaataagtttaaaatagaaTGACTAGTGCTTCAATTACAATTtacacgaataaaaatatataaaaaatttaataataataattatatgtatttaatgtttaaaattcataataaatcaagaataatatattaaaatagaaaatagaacACTCATTCCACGTTTtattaactttaataaaataacttatcttctcacacatttttttttaataaatatctaatctcgtgacctttcacttttttaatttggtcaatcaaatatttaattcatattttcttaacatttagcatcgtgatctcaca from Impatiens glandulifera chromosome 5, dImpGla2.1, whole genome shotgun sequence includes:
- the LOC124937519 gene encoding epidermis-specific secreted glycoprotein EP1-like, which encodes MSWLNIFFLFLLVQTLFYTKSDAVVPADKTFKFVNQGDFGEFIVEYDGTYRTLRVFNSPFQLCFYNTTPNAYTLALRMANTRSESLFRWVWEANRGKPVKENATLTFGRDGNIVLADSDGRVTWQTATANKGVVDFKVLPNGNMVLLNSNGSFVWQSFDSPTDTLLIGQSLRVGAAVKLVSRASELDNSDGPYSLEFEPNKGLSWFYKPKNSPKPLLYFSSSYYEFGFVVPGESIKFDVVDIETDASDVLIRTYLGFGRSMARPNYNGTLSLLRLGIDGRLRIFTYNDKVDISAWEEVFTQFINDRWHPEDGQECQLPEKCGKFGLCSKNQCVACPTEKGLLGWSEECELKKVGSCKPADFHYYKLEGVEHFVSQFTRGSSVNEMDCGKKCTSDCKCLGYFYYTESSRCWNVFDIKTLKKAANSSHVGYIKVSNK